From Chionomys nivalis chromosome 21, mChiNiv1.1, whole genome shotgun sequence, a single genomic window includes:
- the Hsbp1 gene encoding heat shock factor-binding protein 1 yields MAETDPKTMQDITLVVETLLQQMQDKFQIMSDQIIGRIDDMSSRIDDLEKNIADLMTQAGVEELEGENKIPTAQKS; encoded by the exons ATGGCCGAGACGGACCCCAAGACCATGCAGGACATCACCTTGGTG GTGGAGACGCTCCTGCAACAGATGCAAGACAAGTTTCAGATCATGTCCGACCAGATCATTGGACGGA TCGATGACATGAGCAGTCGCATTGACGACCTGGAGAAAAATATCGCTGACCTCATGACCCAGGCTGGAGTGGAAGAGCTGGAAGGCGAAAACAAGATTCCTACTGCGCAGAAGAGTTGA